One Lagenorhynchus albirostris chromosome 7, mLagAlb1.1, whole genome shotgun sequence genomic window, TGTAATAAATATCACAAcagcaatcatattacaatatgtaaatgtatcaaagtaacacattgtacaccttaaatttacatgttttatgtcaaatatattcaagaccgaaaaaaaagaaaaaagcactgcTTTTAGTTATCTAAGAGAACTAGATTTCCAGAAGCTGTGACTCACTGTGGATTTTTGGAGACAGTCCTCTGTTTATCTTCATAAAACATCAGATTCAAACTATTAGGAACATATCAGCATTTCCAGATCACAAAATTACCTTGGAGACCTCCCCAAGGTATCTCTCCATGTCCAGTGTCCTTTTGTCCTTAAAAGCCCAGCTAGATTCTACATCACTTAAGAAGCATTTCATGACCCCTGTTCTATCAAAATGAATGTCCTTTTGGATGTTCTGGCCTCTCCTGAATCCTTCTGCTTCCCTTCCCTGACAGGTTGTGTGCCCATTTAAGCCTGGGCCATGGGTCACCCCTGTTCCTCATGGGAATTCTCACACCCAACAAGTgttttgatggatggatggatggatattcAGACACAGACAAATAGAttgatggagggatggagggatagagggatggagggatggagggatggagggatggagggatggagggatggagggatggagggatggagggatggagggatggagggatggagggatggatgcaCAAACGGACAAGACAGGTAGCTGGACAGATAGATGAATGGAAAGCCCTGGAGCTAGCATTGCTCATGAGAAAAGAGATCTTGGGAACAACAGGAGTATGTTTTCTGTGAAAATGATCTGGAGAAACAGAGTGAGTATTCACAACTAATGATTTCCCTAGTACCTAGCACAAAGTGGGAGAACACAGAGCAAACTTAAAGTCACTTTTCTGGCCAAGTTTAATGAGATGAACCGCCATATAGGACACAGAACCACTAAAATGAATATGTTATGTATCTTGTCTCTGATTGAATGCATTAAATAATCAGAATCTTCACTTTAAACATTGTAAATTTGATATTCTATGACCCCAaagtaatttctaattttatttctcttttttcttggaaaCAAATAGAGACTGTGGACTTTCACAATGGTTTTTCAATCACTCAGCCAGACTGGAACTCCAGACCAGATGCCCTGGACCTACATGAGACAAAGGATGTTGAGTTTGGATCACTGAGTATTTTATTTAGTTGAAAGATGAGACAGACCATGGAAAGTGCCAACCAGACAGCCTCTGTGACAGAGTTCATTCTCCTGGGCCTCTCAGCCCACCCAAGGCTGGAGAAAACGTTCTTTGTGCTCATCCTGTCCATGTACCTGGTGACCCTGCTGGGCAATGGGGTCCTCATCCTGGTGACCATCCTGGACTCCTGCCTACACAAGCCCATGTACTTCTTCCTGAGGAACCTCTCCTTCCTGGACATCTGCTACACAACCTCCTCAGTCCCCCTCATCCTTGACAACTTCCTGACCCCCAGGAAAACCATCCCCTTCTCAGCATGTGCTGTGCAGATGTTCCTCTCCTTTGCCATGGGGGCCACGGATTGTGTGCTTCTGGGCATGATGGCGTTTGATCGCCATATGGCCATCTGCAACCCCCTGAGGTACCCTGAGGTCATGAGCAAGGCTGCCTATGCACCCATGGCTGCCAGCTCCTGGGCAGCTGGAAGCACCACTGTCATGATGCAGACATCCCTAGCAATGCAACTACCCTTCTGTGGGGACAATGTCATCAACAACTTCACCTGTGAGATCCTGGCTGTCCTGAAGTTGGCCTGTGCTGACATCTCCATCAATATAATCAGTATGGTGGTGGCCAATGTGATCTTCCTGGGCATCCCAGTTCTGTTCATCTTTTTCTCCTACGTGTTCATCATCGCTACCATTTTGAAGATCCCCTCAgctgagaggaggaaaaagacctTCTGCACCTGCTCTGCCCACCAAACAGCTGTAGTCATCTTCTATAGGACCATCCTCTTCATGTATGGGAAGCCTAAATTCAAGGACCCCCTGGGAGGCAGACAAACAGGACCTTGCAGACAAGCTCACCTCCCTCATCTATGGAGTGGTGACCCCCTTGCTCAACCCCATCATCTACAGCCTGAGGAATAAGGAGGCGAAGGCCGCTGTGAGGAACCTGGTAACTCGGAAACGCTTCACCCAGTGATGCTGGAGGGGTCCTGCTGGTTCCTGTTCCCTGGTTTCTCTTACCTGAGGGTCTCGGAGGATAAGATGAAGGGCTAACTTCACGCAAGTTTACATAGGTAAATCTAATTACACGGAATCTCATTACACCCAAgagttttgtgtgaacataaagcATTTAATATGAATTTTCCCCTCATTCTATAGGCGATTCTACAAAAGTATATTTCTGTTGATCAAGCCTTacagttctctatatctgtgatgCATAGTAAACAAATTGATAACAAGGAAAAGTAACCCTTCAAGATTTATTGTTTAACTCATGAAAAGCTCAAGTCTGTAGGGCCATAATTCAATTACTCCTTGGCTCGCCCTTTGAACATATTTGAAAGGGTTCTTATTTTTATGTCACCTATGTCAACTCTTCCTACTCCATTATTAAATAACAGTAATATTTTTATCCTTATCCTCATTGCCTCTTTCTCCTTATtgtcatttaaattattaaaactgtTTCTTGAATCATTCTCTTCCTGTGTCTTCAAAATTAACCTCTTTCTCTTGTCCTTAACCAAGTCCCCCACCAGAAAATCATTTATATCTTTGAAGCAGAGAGGACAGCAAGGTGTGGCGAAACTGATGCAAAGGTCAAAGGTTCaggccttttttcttttcccttttttgaaaatgttattcATCCCTGGGTTCTTTCCCTAGATATCCTTGGCCTCCAAGGGTCATCAGAGTAATGTCAAAACTGAGAGGTACCGAGGAGAATCAAATGAATTCTATTAACCACCTGACCTGGCTTGACCGAGTGTGCAGCCAAGGGGTGACCATCGCTTGCTTTTCTACCTAAGAAACCCCAAAGCCACACGGTAgtcagagggagaggaggtgatgctcagagggaggaggagacGTCTAAGAATCACCTACATGACTGGTGAGGAATTCCAAGGCAGCTCCCTAGAGTAATTAATCTAGACATCTAGTTAAAGAATGAGTAGAATAGAAAACCTCTGACAGTTGATACCAATTTTTAATCCAACAGAGAGGAAACTAACAATCGAAACAATCAGCCTTTGCTGAAAAACAGTCATTGCAGGAAGATGGTGAAAGCATTAAAGAAAATTCTCAGTGGTTTTCTCAGCAGAATTCAAGAGGGTAGTGAATCAATAAAACAAGAGAAGTCTATAAAAAAAGAAGCTAGGAGAAAAGATAACTGGGAAATAAGAACTTTTTCTTAGGGGAAAGATTCCACTTACTGGATCAAATAAAATTCAGTAGAAAGTATTTAAAAGTAGAtggcacaattttttaaaatgaactttaaaattaaaaataacttaaattcCTCTCCTAGacttcagagagaaaaacaaagagatttAAGTTATTTGAGAAAAGATGAGAGGCATGGGAGATAGACCAGGGGGATCCATCATGAAAACatgaagagaaaacagagcagacaaaagacaaataataactaaagagaaaaaaacacatttcactGAATAGAAGTTTTAGATATTTTGTTCATAAAATGTTCATCAATCACCAGATAAGAATTGTAGCAAAAGACACACCTACCTAGGATAAATATTCAAGGATAACTTTTGATGCCTATATATACCAAAATAGTTCTATAGACTTTTACACAGAAGAAAAGCATATTTCCTAAGAAGGAATGAGAATCTGACTGCCATTGGCCAGCTGTTCTGCAGCCCTAAATGTAGACATCAGTGGAACAAGGTTTACTAAGTTGTGAGGGAAATGGGCTGTGAGTCCCGAGTTCTACATACCCCTCATCATTGCACAGATACGAGGGTTAAAAAGACACTTGCTGTCATGTGTAAACACAGAAAGCACATACCCCTGCAATCccttcctgaaaaaaaatttatttagaacATTCTCCCAacaaacagttaaaaataaataaatgaaaggatgtGATGGATATGCCATAGAAGAGACAGTGGAGAATGATGAAATGCATAAGACCAATGAAGTTTAGTCAATTCTTATACCAAATTTGCAAAGACAAATCTATGAAGGAATTAGTAGCAATCATGTCGAGGTAAACAGTAACAAGAAAGCAATGATGGAGCTCCAGTTACAATTCTAGATGACTTCATCAAGCTgggaaatggagaaagagaagcaaaggcCACTGAAGGCTTCATCTTACAAAGGATATGGTGGGAAGGGATTCTTATAAATACAATCCATTGCATTGATACTGAAATGCAACAAAAGTCTTAACATGCTTGTTGAAAATTTACGAGTCAATACCAGTAGACAAGTATTAGAATTCTTTCTTTGAAAGAATCCGAGGATtatgaaagaacaaagaaagttCATCAAATGAAAAAACTCATTTATTGAACCTAAGTAGATTTAAATCATTGTACAGTAAACAAATAATACACATTacccagtgggtttttttttaggaatttcaAGGTTTCTAACATTAGGAACATTAGGAGATCAATTACTGCAACCATTTTGTTAacagattaaataagaaaaagtaatCCCATCCACAAATGTTGAGAAGTCATTTGGTAAAATCTAGCATctatttctgactttttaaagtaGTGGACTTGAATAGAAGAAACCATCCTTCGTGAAGAACAACAGCAAACAGCATACTTGACGGCAGAATACCAACGACATGCCTACGATGCATGTCTGGATTAGGACCTCTGCTCTCGATGTCTGCATCATTCTAGCTAATTAAACCagatcagaaaaacaaataaggaacaaaatatagaaaagaagaaaactattcAGTAAGTAAACAGATGTTGTTTACTGAGGAAAAAAGTTTAATCAAGTGCAAAACTACTACAACTAGTAAGAAAGTACAGTAGGGGGGTTGTATATAATTCACACCAGTCACAACTTTAAAACACCTAGggaaaatacataaagaagtTTGAGTACATCATATATTTACAATGGTCATGCATTaacagaagatattttaaaaagatgtttcgggcttccctggtggtgcagtggttgagagtccgcctgccgatacaggggacatgggttcatgccccggtccgggaggatcccacatgccgcggagcggctgggcccgtgagccatggccgctgggcctgctcatccggagcctgtgctccatggcgggagaggccacaacagtgagaggcccgcgtaccgcaaaaaaaaaaaaaaaaaaaaagatgttttcattttggagggaGGAAAAGCCCTGAATGTAAACTTCAGGGCAGTCTAGAGTATCCTCCAAGTACCCTCATTCAAagcctttttccccctttctaaCAGGTTGGGATGACCCATGCTCCATCCATTTTCCCATCCCTAGAGCAGGTCCATCCTATTTGTTGGGAAAAGGTCCAAGCCCTGGGCTTGGAGGCAAACACAAAGGCTCACTCATCAAAGGTtctcagaagcaaagaaaaccagTCTCTACTCCAGCCCTTGTTTTGAAGATAACCAAAGAGTTTAAACCAGACCACTGACAAATGGAGTCTTTCAGAGCTCTGCGTACGTGCAAATTAATTTCTACCTGATTACTACTGGTGACCATTTCTCTCAATTTAGGATGATCCTTAAAATCTTCAAGAGAGTATAGTATCTAATGAAGGTTATCACAAAATATGACCTAATCAAACATCACAGATGATCACAGACAACGTGTCTAGAACATAATCACCCAAACTGCATTTAAGGAATCAGAGCATTTAAGGAATCAGAGCATTTCAGATGCCGGACGGGGAACGTGTCCCCTGTGGACACGACCAGGTGGGAAAGGACCAGGACCAGGTCCTGGTGGAAGGACCAGGTGGGAAAGCAGGAGCTAActgcctcttcctcctcagcTCCAGCCAACTGCTGCCAGGCAGGAATgcagaaagggggtggggagggaatgcAAAGAGCTGCTCCCTTTGCTGCAGGCTCCACATTTATCTCTGGTGTTTGCAGAGTTGAGTGCTTCCCATAATTCTTCAACAGTATAAGTATTATGAGGACCAAACAAAATTTGTTCCTCAACCATTTTTGGCTATGGGTTGCAATTTACAACCTCTGCTAGAAGCACATGTAAATCACAGTATTGTTGGAGTTCCTATGGATGCCGTCACAGAGGTCACTTACATCTTCACTGTGCATCTATTGTTTGGGGAGGAAACTGCCCTCTCACTCTTATCATGTGATTCTAGTGGGGCTGCCAATTGTACTACACCAACgcttggccacagcaatcagtcTAAGGGAAAGCATATGACCTAGGTCAAACTAATCAGAACCATTCCCCAGCATATTTCAACTGGAGCAAGAAGAAAGGGGTCCTGTATTAGCTTTCTATGCTGCATAGCAGATCACCACTTAGTAGCTTCAGACAATACACATTTATAATCCTGCCATTTCTGTGAGTTAGGAATTCAAGCAAGTCCTCTGCAAGGCTGCAGTCTAAGGTGTTGGCCAGGGCTCAGTTCTCATCTGGAGACTCAAATAGAAAAATGTGGATTAGGCTGCTGACAGCTCTCTTCCCTAGCACGTGAGAAAGTCTGCTAAAAATGAAGCCAGGAAAAGACAAGTAGAGATAAGAACCATATGAAGAGACAGAGAGTCCTAATGACATGGTGAGTCCCTAATTCCAGCTGTGCCTGAGACTGA contains:
- the LOC132522853 gene encoding LOW QUALITY PROTEIN: olfactory receptor 13C7-like (The sequence of the model RefSeq protein was modified relative to this genomic sequence to represent the inferred CDS: deleted 1 base in 1 codon), with product MESANQTASVTEFILLGLSAHPRLEKTFFVLILSMYLVTLLGNGVLILVTILDSCLHKPMYFFLRNLSFLDICYTTSSVPLILDNFLTPRKTIPFSACAVQMFLSFAMGATDCVLLGMMAFDRHMAICNPLRYPEVMSKAAYAPMAASSWAAGSTTVMMQTSLAMQLPFCGDNVINNFTCEILAVLKLACADISINIISMVVANVIFLGIPVLFIFFSYVFIIATILKIPSAERRKKTFCTCSAHQTAVVIFYRTILFMYGKPKFKDPLGADKQDLADKLTSLIYGVVTPLLNPIIYSLRNKEAKAAVRNLVTRKRFTQ